GGGTTCGAATCCCACCCTCTCCGCCAAGAACTTGAAAACATTGGACATTCTTCCAAAAAGCGCTCGTCAGAGCCGTGGGTACACAAAACGGGTACACACAAGGAGGATTGTCCAATGTCTTTTTCTGCCCCATCCTACCTCACCAGCCATCGAAATGGCCTCTATTTTCGACTTAGAATTCCAAGCGATTTGCGCCCGGTCATGGGTATGCAAGAATTCAAAAAGTCGCTCAAAACCAGATACTTGAGAGAAGCTCGGCCTAAGGTTATAAGACTGGTCACTACCTCGCATGCGATATTTGATGAATTTCGTAAAAGGAGGGATGATGTCATGTCTGGTAGATTGAGTCGTGAAACCATACGCCGCATCGCTCAGCAATGGCTCGATGAGGCGCTCGAAGAAGAACGTGAATACCGTCTCTCCCGCTCATGGGAGCTATACGAGCTGGACAAGCGCAATGAACAGCTCACAATCCTTGCCACAGACGCCCAAGAAGCTCTTGAATGTAGCAACCTCAAGAAAATTGAAGGTAGAGCCTCAGAGCTACTGGATCGTGAAGAAATAGATGTTGAAAAGGACTCCAAAGAATACCGTGAGTTCTGCGCTGCCCTGCTTGAAGTTGAAGCAAGATTCCTGAATGCAGCTCGCAAGACAGGCTTTGTAGGAATCCTCCA
This portion of the Paucidesulfovibrio longus DSM 6739 genome encodes:
- a CDS encoding DUF6538 domain-containing protein, which encodes MSFSAPSYLTSHRNGLYFRLRIPSDLRPVMGMQEFKKSLKTRYLREARPKVIRLVTTSHAIFDEFRKRRDDVMSGRLSRETIRRIAQQWLDEALEEEREYRLSRSWELYELDKRNEQLTILATDAQEALECSNLKKIEGRASELLDREEIDVEKDSKEYREFCAALLEVEARFLNAARKTGFVGILQGQEQSQVVQPEVGSLLRTSQRQN